A stretch of Imperialibacter roseus DNA encodes these proteins:
- a CDS encoding FAD:protein FMN transferase, which translates to MGTIFNITIDGPDSLTARKAAYKAFARIDQINLALSDYSEQSETWQLNATSPANWVAVSEDLGEVLKMSKAISEQTFGAFDPTIGALVQLWRRAKRKNELPGQRQIEEALAVNGFDAIVFDTTRLPFKIKYIKKGMKLDFGGIGKGYAVEEALKVLKAEGFAHSFVSAGSSIAAADAPASKPTWEFLLEDKNSGGPGINELIKCTNCFIASSGDIYQYLEFGGRKYSHIIDPETGEALTNGAFVIVTAPSGAQADAYATAFCVMEMEEIRRFLERNSDVSAMVWKKNGEVMEQLTFGQSFVN; encoded by the coding sequence ATGGGTACAATATTTAATATTACTATTGATGGCCCCGATAGCCTTACGGCTCGAAAGGCAGCATACAAGGCATTTGCCCGTATCGATCAGATAAACCTGGCGCTGAGTGACTATTCAGAACAAAGCGAAACCTGGCAGCTAAATGCTACATCGCCTGCCAACTGGGTAGCGGTGAGCGAGGACTTAGGGGAGGTGCTCAAAATGTCGAAAGCCATTTCTGAACAGACTTTTGGTGCATTTGATCCTACCATTGGAGCGTTGGTACAGTTGTGGAGAAGGGCAAAACGCAAAAATGAGCTTCCCGGACAACGGCAGATTGAGGAAGCTTTGGCAGTCAATGGCTTTGATGCTATTGTGTTTGACACCACCAGGCTGCCGTTTAAAATAAAATATATAAAAAAGGGGATGAAACTCGACTTCGGAGGAATCGGGAAAGGCTATGCTGTTGAAGAGGCACTGAAGGTACTAAAGGCAGAGGGTTTTGCACACTCGTTCGTGTCTGCCGGCAGCTCCATCGCAGCAGCGGATGCTCCAGCCAGCAAGCCTACGTGGGAGTTTCTTTTGGAGGACAAAAATAGCGGCGGCCCTGGCATTAATGAGCTGATCAAATGCACCAACTGTTTCATTGCCTCATCAGGCGACATCTATCAATACCTTGAGTTCGGGGGCAGAAAATACTCGCACATCATTGATCCCGAAACCGGGGAGGCGTTGACCAACGGCGCTTTTGTTATTGTTACAGCACCGTCAGGTGCTCAGGCTGATGCGTATGCTACCGCCTTTTGTGTAATGGAAATGGAAGAGATAAGAAGGTTTCTGGAAAGGAACAGCGACGTATCAGCCATGGTGTGGAAAAAAAATGGTGAGGTAATGGAGCAACTCACCTTTGGCCAGTCATTTGTCAATTAA
- a CDS encoding TonB-dependent receptor yields MKKAAVLLLMIGLGFHSRAQNPTITATFSETPFDQAVKTIEDQAKTAIFYNPQWTDTIRVNATLNSASLNEALTAIIPSTSDLSFFINSGGKVIISKGYVIRESLPADFFTREPVEDKMEIAALELEKTRNNQGPVEDAIENKTFEVGKKTAVLASGKATVAGYVKSMASGEPVIGALVYIENPKIGTITDQFGYYSLTIPNGKQLLKIQNVGMKSTRRQIILYSDGLFNIEMEEDVVALKEVVIEAERDVNVTGMQMGLDRLDIQSIKQMPSAFGEADIMKVALTLPGVQSVGEGSNGFNVRGGSTSQNLILLNDAVIYNPSHLFGFFTAFNADVVRNVELHKAGIPAEYGGRISSVFEVDMKDGNKKKFAGSGGIGLVTGRLSLEGPIIEDKASFLIAGRSSYSDWILKRLPNATFKNSTAGFSDLNARVTYDIDEKNSVYITGYLSNDKFSLNSDSLYQYTNSNASIKWKKIFNSRLYGVFTGVSSHYDYSLSSDDVPVNAFNLGYGINQHNFKADFSYFPESMHKIDFGLSSIYYDLNPGFNKPVGDQSILQEKILEKEKGIESAIYVGDKVDINDKLSLYLGLRYSMYSFLGPKSVIQYDPTRAKDVNTMQDTLQYPSGDFIKTYHGPEYRASMRYAFNPISSAKLSFNRMRQYIHQLSNTQAISPTDIWKLSDSYISPQIGDQFSIGYYRNMRSNSLELSVETYYKWLTDMLDYKNGAVLVMNEHLETDVIKAKGKAYGLEIMLKKKTGKLNGWVSYTYSRTFVQIAGQFPEERVNRGTYFPASYDKPHDLTIVSNYKFTRRINISVNYTYSTGRPITYPLSVYTIGGANRVHYSDRNAYRIPDYSRMDLSINFEGNHKIKKLAHSSWTFALFNVLGRNNVYSIYFVTEQGEINGYKLSVFARPIPTITYNFRF; encoded by the coding sequence ATGAAAAAAGCAGCTGTTTTATTACTTATGATAGGGCTGGGGTTCCATTCTCGGGCACAAAACCCAACCATTACCGCTACTTTCAGCGAAACACCCTTTGATCAGGCGGTAAAAACCATTGAAGATCAGGCAAAAACTGCGATCTTCTACAATCCGCAATGGACAGACACCATACGGGTAAACGCCACACTTAACTCAGCTTCTCTTAATGAAGCATTAACAGCCATCATTCCGTCCACTTCCGACTTAAGTTTCTTCATCAATTCGGGAGGCAAAGTAATTATCTCGAAAGGCTATGTGATTCGGGAAAGCCTCCCTGCTGATTTTTTCACAAGGGAGCCCGTAGAAGACAAAATGGAGATAGCTGCCCTGGAATTAGAAAAAACACGAAATAATCAGGGGCCTGTGGAAGATGCCATAGAAAATAAGACTTTCGAAGTAGGCAAAAAAACTGCGGTGCTAGCCTCCGGGAAAGCTACGGTTGCGGGCTATGTGAAAAGCATGGCTTCTGGTGAGCCTGTCATTGGGGCCTTAGTTTATATCGAAAACCCAAAAATAGGCACCATTACCGACCAGTTTGGCTACTACTCTCTCACCATTCCCAACGGCAAGCAGCTGCTGAAAATTCAAAATGTGGGAATGAAAAGTACGAGGCGGCAAATCATTCTCTACTCCGATGGGCTTTTCAATATAGAAATGGAAGAGGATGTGGTGGCTTTGAAGGAAGTGGTAATCGAAGCAGAACGAGATGTAAACGTTACAGGGATGCAAATGGGGCTCGACAGGCTCGACATTCAGTCGATCAAGCAGATGCCTTCTGCTTTTGGCGAGGCCGATATTATGAAAGTAGCCTTAACGCTTCCAGGGGTTCAAAGTGTTGGCGAAGGTTCCAATGGCTTCAACGTGCGGGGCGGCAGCACCAGCCAGAATCTTATTTTGCTGAATGACGCTGTTATTTACAACCCTTCCCACCTTTTTGGCTTCTTCACGGCTTTCAATGCCGATGTGGTAAGGAATGTAGAACTGCACAAAGCGGGCATTCCGGCGGAGTACGGAGGCAGAATCTCGTCGGTGTTTGAGGTAGACATGAAAGATGGCAACAAGAAAAAATTCGCTGGCAGCGGAGGTATAGGGCTGGTCACTGGCCGTCTTTCTCTTGAAGGCCCAATTATAGAAGACAAGGCCTCGTTCCTTATCGCTGGCCGAAGCAGTTACTCAGATTGGATTTTGAAAAGGCTGCCAAATGCTACTTTTAAAAATTCCACAGCCGGTTTCAGCGACCTGAATGCGAGGGTGACCTACGACATTGATGAAAAAAACAGCGTATATATTACTGGCTATTTGAGTAATGACAAGTTCAGTCTCAACTCCGATTCGCTGTACCAATACACCAACTCCAACGCTTCCATCAAATGGAAAAAAATATTCAACAGCAGACTTTATGGGGTTTTCACAGGAGTTTCCAGCCACTACGACTACAGTCTGTCATCCGATGACGTGCCAGTAAACGCATTCAATCTTGGTTACGGTATTAACCAGCACAACTTCAAAGCCGACTTCAGCTACTTCCCTGAGTCCATGCATAAAATCGATTTTGGGCTAAGCAGTATTTACTATGATCTGAACCCTGGATTTAACAAGCCTGTTGGTGACCAATCCATCCTTCAGGAAAAGATTTTGGAAAAGGAAAAAGGGATTGAATCGGCTATTTACGTGGGCGACAAGGTTGACATCAACGACAAGCTTTCTCTGTACCTGGGACTGCGCTATTCCATGTATTCTTTTCTTGGGCCAAAAAGTGTCATTCAATATGACCCCACCCGAGCAAAGGACGTGAATACCATGCAGGACACTTTGCAGTACCCTTCAGGCGACTTCATCAAAACCTATCACGGGCCGGAATACAGAGCTTCTATGAGGTATGCCTTCAACCCCATCAGTTCCGCCAAGTTGAGCTTCAATAGAATGCGACAGTATATTCATCAGCTGTCCAACACTCAGGCCATTTCCCCCACTGATATCTGGAAGCTCAGCGATTCTTATATCAGTCCGCAGATTGGAGACCAGTTCTCTATCGGATACTACCGCAACATGAGATCCAACAGCCTTGAACTGTCGGTGGAAACCTACTACAAGTGGCTAACCGATATGCTGGACTATAAAAACGGCGCAGTGCTTGTGATGAATGAGCACCTGGAAACTGACGTGATAAAAGCCAAAGGCAAGGCATACGGGCTCGAGATCATGCTGAAAAAGAAAACCGGCAAACTCAACGGATGGGTAAGCTACACATACTCCAGAACGTTCGTACAAATCGCAGGACAGTTTCCGGAAGAAAGGGTAAACAGAGGCACTTATTTCCCCGCCAGCTACGACAAGCCGCATGACCTTACGATTGTTTCAAACTATAAATTCACCAGAAGGATCAATATATCGGTTAATTATACGTACAGCACAGGGCGGCCAATCACCTACCCCTTGTCTGTCTATACCATAGGCGGAGCAAACCGGGTTCACTATTCCGACAGAAACGCCTACCGCATTCCTGACTATAGCCGAATGGATCTGTCTATCAACTTCGAGGGCAACCATAAAATCAAGAAGCTAGCCCACAGTTCATGGACATTCGCTTTGTTCAATGTGCTGGGGCGCAACAATGTGTACTCCATCTACTTCGTGACCGAGCAGGGAGAAATAAATGGCTACAAGCTTTCTGTCTTTGCCCGCCCCATTCCAACCATCACCTACAACTTCAGATTCTAA
- a CDS encoding PVC-type heme-binding CxxCH protein codes for MAKNISMFKRAIALSIAAAFFTHCSTEAPPVDRSTLTEAQKRLPEYAVSGLEVADGLEATLFAAEPMIMNPTNIDVDPRGRVWVCEAFNYRSELNPGNEVDAKGDKIVILEDTDGDGKADSRKIFYQGTDINAALGIGVFGNKVIVSCSPNVFIFTDEDGDDVPDKKEVLFTGLGGVQHDHAIHSFTFGPDGKFYFNFGNAGDQLLDKDGNPIVDMVGNEVNGSGNPYRQGMLFRCDTDGSNMEVLGFNFRNNYEPAVDSYGSIWQSDNDDDGNRGVRINFILEYGNYGFTDEFTGASWSTRRTNMEKEIPLRHWHQNDPGSVPNLLQTGAGSPTGMIVYEGDLLPERFRNQMIHTDAGPNVVRAYPVEKKGAGYTASIVNILKGNDDPWFRPSDVCVAPDGSLFVADWYDPGVGGHQMGDQAQGRIYRVAPKGVDYEVEKINVTGAEAAVKSLQSPNMGTRYLAWTALEAMGSEAEAALKGLLNSSNPRMKARALWLLARIDGKTDEYIQLATSDADENIRITGLKIARSLQVKNLDDYLAKAASDKSPQVRREVAIAVRYLDSSKAADIWTDLALQYDGKDRWYLEALGIGADPRGEEFFNNWIEKGGLEKPGANDIVWRSRAKSALPILAKLATNAEGSMHDNLRYFRAFDFHKDPSKDNLLAGMLTIKHPQQDSIKILALSHISPEKINSDPAVNKIMRGSLAQMKGTPTYMDWVKRYQLRDQVPSLVSIYTQSPKSEFGPEAIKLVHQFEGIDFFKKQLQQKDNEKVIETLNAMTNLWGPEVWNTFKEISLDESRDLAVRKAAIKAYGTGWSTENNLLDMALANEVPEELKETAMYTLLNGIKSSVRKEAAKMLAAGDTKFGSIEELVALDGSATNGAAMFERVCSTCHVVNNKGTQFGPQLSEIGDKLGKEGLYKAIMYPDAGISFGYEGFLITTAAGEKIAGYISSETNDALEVTVIGGAKTRYTKKDIVSKEPLENSLMPTGLHNAFTQQELVDLVAYLSSLKNGAPVAAR; via the coding sequence ATGGCAAAGAACATTTCCATGTTTAAAAGGGCGATTGCCTTGTCAATCGCCGCCGCATTTTTTACACACTGCTCCACAGAAGCTCCCCCTGTGGATCGCTCCACATTAACCGAGGCCCAAAAGCGGCTGCCGGAGTATGCCGTTTCGGGGCTGGAGGTGGCTGATGGATTGGAAGCAACACTTTTTGCCGCCGAGCCCATGATCATGAACCCTACCAACATCGACGTTGACCCCCGTGGCAGGGTATGGGTGTGTGAAGCTTTTAACTACCGCAGCGAGCTCAACCCTGGCAATGAGGTAGATGCGAAAGGAGATAAAATCGTCATTCTGGAAGACACAGATGGCGATGGAAAGGCCGACAGCCGAAAAATATTTTATCAGGGAACCGATATCAATGCAGCTCTGGGCATAGGCGTTTTTGGCAACAAAGTCATCGTGTCCTGTAGCCCAAATGTGTTCATTTTCACCGATGAAGATGGTGATGATGTGCCAGACAAAAAGGAAGTGCTTTTTACAGGTCTAGGTGGAGTGCAGCATGACCATGCCATTCACTCCTTCACCTTCGGCCCTGACGGCAAGTTCTATTTTAACTTTGGTAATGCAGGTGATCAGCTGCTGGACAAAGATGGCAACCCGATTGTCGACATGGTGGGCAACGAGGTAAACGGCTCCGGCAACCCTTACCGCCAGGGGATGCTCTTCCGCTGCGACACCGACGGCAGCAACATGGAAGTGCTTGGCTTCAATTTCAGAAACAACTACGAGCCGGCGGTCGACTCGTATGGCTCCATCTGGCAATCTGACAACGACGACGATGGCAACAGAGGCGTTCGCATCAACTTCATTTTAGAATATGGCAACTACGGCTTTACCGACGAGTTCACCGGTGCGAGCTGGAGCACCCGCCGCACCAACATGGAAAAAGAAATTCCACTTCGCCATTGGCACCAAAACGATCCGGGTTCGGTTCCCAACCTTTTACAAACCGGCGCCGGATCGCCTACCGGTATGATCGTTTACGAAGGGGACTTGCTTCCCGAAAGATTCAGGAACCAGATGATTCATACCGATGCAGGACCTAATGTGGTGCGGGCGTATCCGGTGGAAAAGAAGGGAGCAGGCTACACTGCCTCCATTGTTAATATTCTTAAGGGCAATGACGACCCATGGTTCCGACCTTCGGATGTGTGCGTAGCGCCGGATGGCTCATTGTTCGTGGCCGACTGGTATGACCCTGGAGTTGGTGGACACCAAATGGGGGATCAGGCCCAGGGAAGGATTTACCGTGTGGCACCCAAGGGTGTCGATTATGAAGTAGAAAAAATAAACGTTACCGGCGCTGAGGCGGCAGTGAAGTCTTTGCAAAGCCCCAATATGGGCACTCGCTATCTCGCCTGGACGGCCCTTGAGGCAATGGGTAGCGAAGCGGAAGCAGCGCTGAAAGGCCTTTTGAATAGCAGCAATCCAAGAATGAAAGCAAGAGCCCTGTGGCTGTTGGCCAGGATTGACGGGAAGACAGATGAATACATTCAGCTAGCCACCAGCGATGCCGATGAAAACATCAGGATCACGGGGCTAAAAATTGCCAGGAGCCTGCAGGTGAAAAACCTGGATGACTACTTGGCAAAGGCAGCGTCTGACAAATCACCTCAGGTAAGAAGAGAGGTGGCCATTGCAGTGCGATATCTTGATTCATCAAAAGCTGCCGACATTTGGACGGATCTTGCCCTGCAATACGACGGAAAGGACAGGTGGTATTTGGAAGCATTGGGTATAGGTGCCGATCCCAGAGGCGAAGAATTCTTTAACAACTGGATAGAAAAAGGTGGCCTGGAGAAGCCCGGAGCTAACGATATTGTGTGGAGAAGTAGGGCCAAATCGGCCTTGCCTATACTTGCAAAATTAGCCACAAATGCAGAGGGAAGCATGCATGACAATCTCCGCTATTTCCGTGCATTCGATTTTCACAAAGACCCATCAAAAGACAATCTGCTTGCTGGTATGCTGACTATCAAACACCCACAGCAAGACAGCATAAAGATTCTGGCCCTGAGCCATATTTCGCCAGAAAAAATCAATTCGGATCCGGCAGTCAACAAAATCATGAGGGGGTCGCTGGCACAAATGAAGGGCACTCCAACGTATATGGATTGGGTAAAAAGGTATCAGCTAAGGGACCAGGTGCCTTCATTGGTAAGTATTTACACCCAGTCACCAAAGAGTGAATTTGGCCCGGAGGCGATTAAACTTGTGCACCAATTTGAGGGCATCGACTTTTTCAAAAAACAACTTCAGCAAAAAGACAACGAAAAGGTAATCGAAACGCTGAATGCGATGACCAACCTTTGGGGGCCCGAGGTTTGGAATACGTTCAAGGAAATATCGCTTGATGAAAGCAGAGACCTGGCGGTAAGGAAAGCGGCCATCAAAGCCTACGGAACAGGTTGGTCGACCGAAAACAACCTTTTGGACATGGCATTGGCCAACGAGGTGCCCGAAGAGCTGAAAGAGACTGCGATGTACACACTTCTCAACGGCATTAAAAGCTCAGTAAGAAAAGAGGCGGCCAAAATGCTGGCCGCCGGAGACACCAAATTTGGCTCCATTGAAGAGCTGGTGGCTTTGGATGGAAGTGCTACAAACGGCGCTGCCATGTTTGAGAGGGTTTGCTCCACCTGTCATGTCGTCAACAACAAAGGAACCCAGTTTGGCCCACAGCTGTCGGAAATTGGTGATAAGCTTGGGAAAGAGGGGCTTTATAAGGCAATTATGTATCCTGACGCAGGCATCAGCTTTGGCTATGAGGGCTTTTTGATTACTACAGCAGCTGGCGAAAAAATAGCCGGTTATATTTCCAGCGAAACCAACGATGCCCTTGAGGTAACTGTCATTGGCGGTGCCAAAACAAGGTATACCAAAAAGGATATCGTATCAAAAGAGCCACTTGAAAACTCACTGATGCCTACCGGGCTGCATAACGCTTTCACACAGCAGGAACTGGTCGATTTGGTCGCTTATTTGTCTTCGTTGAAAAATGGAGCGCCAGTTGCTGCCCGATAA
- a CDS encoding formylglycine-generating enzyme family protein: protein MLLKRLLTIGCVSVAGFTYAQEGLEPITKTIEGSEVSFKMVPIPAGTFTMGSPEGAKNREEDEGPVHQVALEAFYMSETEVTWELYELFTDKDKRATLVYVDEASQKKADAMVKPSTPYLDPSYGMGKYGFPATSMTQYAAVTFCKWLSETTGEFYRLPTEAEWEYACRAGSTTAYSFGDNADSLKSYAWFYDNSNDKYHEVKGKKPNAWGLHDMHGNVMEWTLDQYQADYYATVADGQTNPWRKPTNLHPRTARGGSWDDDPEDLRSANRTTSTPNWQKRDPQIPKSFWWASDAPFVGIRLVKPAKQPTKAEQAAFWASVLDEG from the coding sequence ATGTTGTTGAAAAGATTGCTAACTATTGGTTGCGTTTCGGTGGCAGGTTTCACTTACGCTCAAGAGGGCTTGGAGCCCATTACCAAGACGATAGAAGGAAGTGAGGTCTCGTTCAAAATGGTTCCCATTCCGGCAGGTACTTTTACAATGGGTAGCCCCGAAGGGGCAAAAAACAGAGAGGAAGACGAGGGCCCTGTTCATCAGGTAGCCCTGGAGGCATTCTATATGTCTGAAACAGAGGTGACATGGGAACTGTATGAACTATTCACCGACAAAGACAAAAGAGCTACTCTTGTGTATGTGGATGAGGCAAGCCAGAAGAAGGCCGATGCCATGGTAAAGCCCAGCACGCCTTATCTGGATCCCAGCTATGGCATGGGTAAGTATGGATTTCCCGCTACCAGCATGACACAGTATGCAGCCGTTACTTTTTGCAAATGGCTAAGCGAGACCACTGGTGAGTTCTACCGTCTGCCAACGGAAGCGGAATGGGAATATGCGTGCCGAGCCGGTTCAACCACAGCCTATTCATTTGGCGACAATGCAGATTCACTGAAAAGTTATGCCTGGTTTTACGATAACAGCAACGACAAATACCACGAGGTAAAAGGCAAGAAGCCGAATGCCTGGGGGCTTCACGACATGCATGGCAACGTGATGGAATGGACGCTCGACCAATACCAGGCAGACTACTATGCAACTGTTGCCGATGGTCAAACAAACCCGTGGAGAAAGCCTACTAACCTTCATCCGAGAACGGCCCGTGGAGGCTCATGGGACGACGACCCGGAAGATCTACGGTCGGCCAATAGAACAACATCAACCCCCAACTGGCAAAAGCGTGATCCACAGATTCCTAAAAGCTTCTGGTGGGCATCAGATGCTCCATTTGTGGGCATAAGACTGGTAAAGCCAGCCAAGCAACCAACAAAAGCAGAGCAAGCGGCCTTCTGGGCTTCCGTTCTTGACGAAGGTTAA
- a CDS encoding hydroxypyruvate isomerase family protein codes for MNRRDFIGRAALASGAVSLMGGSAFAQANKNPLQAVGKPFKMDYAPHFGMFKNHVGDDPIEELKFMFDQGFRSLEDNGMLGRPVEMQNKIAATLERLGMRMGVFVIDGGDNWKISLTTGKKEFKDKFVDTCKKSVELAKRANAKWMTVVPGFYDASLPIGIQTANVIDALRAGAEVLEPHGLVMVLEPLSDRPDLFMRTSAQTYELCKAVDSPSCKILYDIYHMQRNEGNLIANINLTWDEIAYFQIGDNPGRKEPTTGEINYKNVFKHIYDKGYRGVMGMEHGISKPGKEGEMALVAAYREVDNF; via the coding sequence ATGAATAGAAGAGATTTCATTGGCAGAGCAGCCCTGGCAAGTGGCGCAGTGTCGCTTATGGGAGGTAGTGCCTTTGCGCAAGCAAACAAGAATCCCCTCCAGGCTGTTGGCAAGCCATTTAAAATGGACTATGCGCCGCATTTTGGCATGTTTAAAAACCATGTTGGCGATGACCCAATTGAGGAGCTGAAATTTATGTTTGATCAGGGTTTCCGGTCACTTGAAGACAATGGTATGCTTGGCCGACCCGTTGAAATGCAAAACAAGATCGCAGCCACGCTCGAAAGGCTGGGCATGCGAATGGGGGTGTTCGTAATTGACGGCGGCGACAACTGGAAAATTTCGTTGACCACAGGAAAAAAAGAATTTAAAGATAAGTTTGTTGATACCTGCAAAAAATCCGTAGAGCTGGCCAAAAGAGCTAATGCCAAATGGATGACAGTTGTTCCGGGCTTCTACGATGCAAGCTTACCCATAGGGATACAAACAGCTAACGTGATCGACGCACTGAGAGCTGGTGCAGAAGTATTGGAGCCCCATGGGCTGGTCATGGTGCTTGAACCGTTAAGTGACAGACCTGATCTTTTCATGCGAACATCCGCCCAAACCTATGAGCTTTGCAAGGCCGTAGATAGCCCTTCCTGCAAAATCCTTTATGATATCTATCACATGCAAAGGAACGAAGGAAACCTCATCGCCAATATCAACCTTACCTGGGATGAAATCGCCTACTTTCAAATTGGCGACAACCCGGGAAGAAAAGAGCCGACTACGGGTGAGATCAACTACAAGAATGTTTTCAAGCATATTTATGACAAAGGATACCGCGGCGTAATGGGCATGGAACACGGCATTTCAAAACCCGGAAAAGAAGGAGAAATGGCGCTTGTGGCTGCCTATAGAGAAGTTGACAATTTTTAG
- a CDS encoding Gfo/Idh/MocA family oxidoreductase: MTHTDSKNTSGLNRRDFVKGSAMAAGGIMLSGLAWDANAMTLQKPKELKLALVGCGGRGSGAVVQALIADPNVKLVAMADAFRDRLDACYSNITKDDVDGKGSLKAKIDVPEKNKFVGFEGYKSAIDLADVVILATPPGFRPYHLEYAIKQSKHIFCEKPLATDAVGIRKVLGLLEESKQKNLNIVVGLQRHYESSYREVMKRVHGGEIGDVTSGQVYWNSAGVWVRERQPDMTEMQYQMRNWYYFNWLCGDHIVEQHIHNIDVMNWAKQGYPVKAQGMGGRQVRTGKEFGEIFDHHYVEYTYEDGAIMNSQCRHIKGCMDKVTEEIVGTKGRADGSGNIVDLKGNIIYKHRGKDDPNPYEQEHVELFASIRKGGVINDLENGAKATMTAIMGRMATYSGRELTWEEAINSEVNLFPDRLAWDANPKSMPDKNGFYTIAVPGVTQVI; encoded by the coding sequence ATGACTCATACTGATTCAAAAAATACCTCCGGGCTCAATCGCAGAGATTTCGTAAAAGGTTCTGCCATGGCTGCTGGGGGCATTATGCTTAGCGGGCTGGCATGGGATGCCAACGCCATGACCTTGCAAAAACCAAAGGAGCTTAAGCTTGCCCTCGTAGGCTGTGGCGGCCGTGGTTCCGGCGCCGTAGTTCAAGCGCTAATTGCCGACCCCAATGTGAAGCTGGTGGCGATGGCCGACGCTTTCAGAGACAGGCTTGATGCTTGCTACAGCAACATCACCAAAGACGATGTAGACGGCAAAGGCAGTTTGAAAGCAAAAATCGACGTGCCGGAAAAGAATAAATTTGTTGGATTTGAAGGCTATAAGAGCGCTATTGATCTGGCTGACGTTGTCATACTGGCTACCCCTCCGGGATTCCGCCCCTACCACCTGGAGTATGCCATCAAACAGAGTAAGCACATCTTCTGCGAGAAACCTCTGGCTACAGATGCGGTGGGTATCCGTAAAGTTTTAGGTCTTCTGGAAGAATCGAAGCAAAAGAACCTCAACATAGTAGTTGGTCTTCAGCGTCACTACGAGTCTTCTTATCGTGAGGTCATGAAGAGAGTTCACGGTGGCGAAATAGGCGACGTTACATCAGGCCAGGTTTACTGGAACAGCGCTGGTGTATGGGTGAGAGAAAGACAACCCGACATGACAGAGATGCAGTACCAAATGAGAAACTGGTATTATTTCAACTGGCTATGCGGCGACCACATCGTGGAACAACACATCCACAACATCGACGTGATGAACTGGGCCAAGCAAGGCTATCCGGTGAAGGCACAGGGCATGGGTGGACGTCAGGTGAGAACTGGCAAGGAGTTCGGCGAAATTTTCGATCACCACTATGTGGAGTACACCTATGAAGATGGTGCTATCATGAACAGCCAGTGCCGCCATATCAAAGGCTGCATGGACAAAGTAACCGAAGAAATTGTAGGCACCAAGGGTCGTGCCGACGGCAGCGGCAACATTGTTGACCTCAAAGGAAATATTATTTACAAGCACAGGGGCAAGGACGATCCGAACCCATACGAGCAGGAGCACGTCGAACTATTTGCCTCCATCCGAAAAGGTGGAGTCATCAACGACCTTGAAAATGGAGCCAAGGCAACCATGACGGCTATCATGGGCCGTATGGCCACCTATTCCGGAAGAGAGCTCACCTGGGAAGAAGCAATCAATTCTGAGGTGAACTTGTTTCCAGACAGGCTTGCATGGGATGCTAACCCTAAGTCAATGCCTGACAAAAATGGTTTTTATACCATTGCGGTACCGGGTGTAACTCAGGTTATCTGA
- a CDS encoding YceI family protein: MKRTHPILLAVAFLAIFSHSYGQNSDLKVSKSSEMSISGTSTLHSWTCNVTDVSGTVKVDEKILKKGEFKKGDKIAAVSITVPVLSIKSERGETMEQKMYNALKYEENPNITFSLTDNQITSPGKETFAVEAKGNLTIAGKTKGIALPVAGKRDASGKYSFEGSYKLNMKDYDMEPPTAMFGQIVTGEEVEISFKLIVED, encoded by the coding sequence ATGAAAAGAACACACCCGATTTTACTGGCGGTTGCCTTTTTGGCAATTTTTAGCCATAGCTATGGTCAAAACTCAGATTTGAAAGTCAGCAAATCTTCCGAAATGTCAATTTCTGGCACCTCCACGCTCCATAGCTGGACCTGCAATGTCACTGACGTAAGCGGTACTGTTAAGGTAGATGAGAAAATTCTCAAAAAAGGCGAATTCAAGAAAGGCGATAAAATAGCGGCGGTGTCTATTACTGTGCCCGTGCTTAGTATCAAAAGCGAACGTGGTGAAACCATGGAGCAGAAAATGTACAATGCGCTCAAGTATGAAGAAAATCCGAACATTACATTTTCACTGACCGACAATCAGATTACTTCGCCCGGTAAAGAAACCTTTGCTGTAGAAGCAAAAGGCAACCTTACCATCGCTGGTAAAACAAAAGGGATCGCTCTCCCTGTAGCAGGAAAGCGGGATGCCAGTGGAAAGTATTCGTTCGAAGGTTCTTACAAACTAAATATGAAAGATTATGACATGGAGCCACCAACGGCCATGTTCGGGCAGATAGTAACCGGAGAAGAAGTGGAAATATCATTTAAACTAATTGTAGAGGACTGA